A genomic stretch from Streptomyces sp. QL37 includes:
- a CDS encoding NAD(P)-binding domain-containing protein: MKIGIIGAGNIGGNLTRRLTALGHDVSVANSRGPETLKDLAQETGATAVTAAEAARGARIVVVTVPLKAVPDLPSGILDGATDDVAVIDTGNYYPQQRDGRIAAIEDGLTESRWTEQQIGHPVIKAFNGTYAQDILDKGRPQGTPGRQALPVAGDDAAAKQAVRDLIDQLGFDTVDAGGLDESWRQQPGTPVYGNRGDADAITKALADASPERTAEWRA, encoded by the coding sequence ATGAAGATCGGCATCATCGGGGCGGGCAACATCGGCGGCAATCTCACCCGGCGTCTCACCGCGCTGGGACACGACGTGTCCGTCGCGAATTCCCGGGGACCCGAGACGCTCAAGGACCTCGCCCAGGAGACGGGTGCCACAGCGGTCACGGCGGCGGAGGCGGCAAGGGGAGCACGGATCGTCGTGGTGACCGTTCCGCTCAAGGCGGTGCCGGACCTGCCCTCGGGCATCCTCGACGGAGCGACCGACGATGTCGCCGTCATCGACACGGGCAACTACTACCCGCAGCAGCGGGACGGACGCATCGCCGCCATCGAGGACGGGCTCACGGAGAGCCGTTGGACCGAGCAGCAGATCGGCCACCCGGTGATCAAGGCGTTCAACGGCACATACGCCCAGGACATCCTCGACAAGGGGCGGCCCCAGGGCACACCGGGGCGGCAGGCCCTTCCCGTGGCCGGCGACGACGCTGCGGCCAAGCAGGCGGTCCGGGACCTGATCGACCAGCTGGGCTTCGACACCGTGGACGCGGGCGGCCTCGACGAGTCCTGGCGCCAGCAGCCGGGCACGCCGGTCTACGGTAACCGGGGCGACGCCGACGCCATCACGAAGGCGCTGGCCGATGCCTCCCCGGAACGCACCGCCGAGTGGCGGGCCTGA
- the ctaD gene encoding cytochrome c oxidase subunit I, translating to MTTRGPSVSAEADAAYQDELPVRRRQPGKVVISWLTTTDHKTIGTLYLITSFAFFIVGGVLALVMRAELARPGDQIVSNEQFNQAFTMHGTIMLLMFATPLFAGFANWIMPLQIGAPDVAFPRLNMLAYWLYLFGSLIAVAGFLTPQGAADFGWFAYSPLTDSVRSPGVGADLWIMGLAFSGFGTIVGSVNFITTIICMRAPGMTMFRMPIFTWNVLLTGVLVLLAFPVLAAALLALEADRKFGAHVFDAANGGALLWQHLFWFFGHPEVYIIALPFFGIVSEIIPVFSRKPIFGYVGLIAATIAIAGLSATVWAHHMYVTGGVLLPFFSFMTFLIAVPTGVKFFNWIGTMWKGSLSFETPMLWSVGFLITFPFGGLTGVILASPPLDFHISDSYFVVAHFHYVVFGTVVFAMFAGFHFWWPKFTGKMLDERLGKMTFWTLFIGFHGTFLVQHWLGAEGMPRRYADYLAADGFTALNTVSSISSFLLGLSMLPFMYNVWKTAKYGRKIEVDDPWGYGRSLEWATSCPPPRHNFLTLPRIRSESPAFDLHYPSIRALEDAANRPHESVTVAPGDKQA from the coding sequence GTGACGACGAGGGGTCCCTCAGTATCGGCGGAGGCCGATGCCGCCTACCAGGACGAACTGCCTGTACGGCGTCGGCAGCCGGGGAAGGTGGTCATCAGCTGGCTGACCACCACCGACCACAAGACGATCGGCACGCTGTACCTGATCACCTCGTTCGCCTTCTTCATCGTCGGTGGTGTCCTGGCGCTCGTCATGCGCGCCGAGCTGGCCCGTCCGGGTGACCAGATCGTCTCGAACGAGCAGTTCAACCAGGCGTTCACGATGCACGGCACGATCATGCTGCTGATGTTCGCGACGCCGCTGTTCGCGGGGTTCGCGAACTGGATCATGCCGCTGCAGATCGGTGCGCCCGACGTGGCGTTCCCGCGGCTGAACATGCTGGCCTACTGGCTGTACCTCTTCGGTTCGCTGATCGCCGTGGCCGGCTTCCTCACCCCGCAGGGTGCGGCCGACTTCGGGTGGTTCGCCTACTCGCCGCTCACCGACTCGGTCCGCTCACCGGGCGTCGGCGCGGACCTGTGGATCATGGGTCTGGCCTTCTCCGGCTTCGGAACGATCGTCGGGTCGGTCAACTTCATCACCACGATCATCTGCATGCGCGCCCCCGGCATGACGATGTTCCGCATGCCGATCTTCACCTGGAACGTCCTGCTGACCGGTGTCCTGGTCCTGCTGGCCTTCCCGGTCCTCGCCGCCGCGCTGCTCGCGCTGGAGGCCGACCGCAAGTTCGGTGCGCACGTCTTCGACGCGGCCAACGGTGGTGCGCTGCTGTGGCAACACCTCTTCTGGTTCTTCGGCCATCCGGAGGTGTACATCATCGCTCTGCCGTTCTTCGGCATCGTCTCCGAGATCATTCCGGTGTTCAGCCGCAAGCCGATCTTCGGCTACGTAGGCCTGATCGCGGCGACGATCGCCATCGCCGGCCTCTCCGCGACGGTGTGGGCGCACCACATGTATGTGACGGGCGGCGTGCTGTTGCCGTTCTTCTCCTTCATGACATTCCTCATCGCGGTACCGACCGGTGTGAAATTCTTCAACTGGATCGGCACGATGTGGAAGGGATCGTTGTCCTTCGAGACACCGATGCTCTGGTCCGTCGGCTTCCTGATCACCTTCCCCTTCGGTGGTCTGACCGGCGTGATCCTGGCCTCGCCGCCGCTGGACTTCCACATCTCCGACTCGTACTTCGTCGTCGCGCACTTCCACTACGTCGTCTTCGGCACCGTGGTCTTCGCGATGTTCGCCGGGTTCCACTTCTGGTGGCCGAAGTTCACCGGCAAGATGCTGGACGAGCGGCTCGGGAAGATGACCTTCTGGACGCTGTTCATCGGCTTCCACGGCACCTTCCTGGTGCAGCACTGGCTCGGTGCCGAGGGCATGCCGCGTCGCTACGCGGACTATCTCGCGGCCGACGGCTTCACCGCCCTGAACACGGTCTCCTCGATCTCCTCGTTCCTGCTGGGACTGTCGATGCTTCCGTTCATGTACAACGTCTGGAAGACCGCCAAGTACGGCAGGAAGATCGAGGTCGACGACCCCTGGGGCTACGGCCGTTCGCTCGAATGGGCGACATCCTGCCCGCCCCCGCGGCACAACTTCCTGACTCTTCCGCGGATCCGCTCCGAGTCGCCGGCGTTCGACCTCCACTACCCCTCGATCCGTGCCCTCGAGGACGCGGCGAACCGCCCTCACGAATCCGTCACCGTGGCTCCCGGGGACAAGCAGGCCTAG
- a CDS encoding antitoxin codes for MSALDKIKKMLKGHEDQAGKGVDKAGDMIDDRTQGKYGKHVDTGQDKLKQQFGADRDQDSPPRS; via the coding sequence ATGTCCGCGCTGGACAAGATCAAGAAGATGCTGAAGGGCCACGAGGACCAGGCCGGAAAGGGCGTCGACAAGGCCGGGGACATGATCGACGACCGGACGCAGGGCAAATACGGCAAGCATGTCGACACCGGCCAGGACAAGCTGAAGCAGCAGTTCGGCGCGGACCGCGACCAGGACAGCCCGCCGCGCTCCTGA
- a CDS encoding FAD-binding protein codes for MIDHSAYAPSARRTNWAGNITFGAERLYTPSSVAELQDLVSAGTAVRVLGTGHSFNAVADTRGALISVAGLPRSIEIDQDARTATVSAGLRFGELTGTLHRSGFALHNLGSLPHISVAGACATGTHGSGVGNRSLPGAVRALELVTADGGLLSLERGDAGFDGAVVSLGALGVVTRLTLDLVPAFEIQQWVYEGLPQEELLGRFDEVMSEAYSVSLFTGWHGGPIDQVWLKRRVGGDGPRTAPQRWLGATLAEGARHPVPGVAAEHCTQQRGVPGPWHARLPHFRLEFTPSNGEELQSEYFVARQDAVAAYEALDRIRQQFSPLLQIGEIRTVAADDLWLSPAQGRDSVAFHFTWVPDTAAVTPVLGAIEEALAPFRARPHWGKVFTTERGALRELYGHYADFEQLTERLDPAGRFRNDFLVDHFPRTD; via the coding sequence ATGATCGACCATTCGGCCTACGCCCCGTCCGCCCGCCGGACGAACTGGGCAGGCAACATCACTTTCGGCGCGGAGCGGCTGTACACGCCCTCCTCCGTCGCCGAGCTCCAGGATCTCGTGTCCGCGGGGACGGCGGTCCGGGTGCTGGGTACCGGCCACTCCTTCAACGCTGTCGCCGACACGCGCGGCGCCCTGATATCCGTCGCGGGCCTGCCCCGCTCCATCGAGATCGACCAGGACGCGCGTACCGCGACGGTGAGCGCCGGTCTGCGTTTCGGGGAGCTGACCGGCACCCTGCACCGCAGCGGGTTCGCCCTGCACAACCTGGGTTCACTGCCCCATATCTCCGTAGCGGGTGCGTGCGCCACGGGCACCCACGGTTCGGGCGTGGGAAACCGCTCCCTGCCGGGCGCGGTCAGGGCGCTGGAGCTCGTCACGGCCGACGGCGGCCTCCTGTCGCTGGAGCGGGGCGACGCGGGCTTCGACGGCGCGGTGGTCTCCCTGGGCGCTCTCGGAGTGGTGACCCGGCTGACCCTGGACCTCGTGCCGGCGTTCGAGATCCAGCAGTGGGTGTACGAGGGGCTCCCGCAGGAGGAGCTGCTCGGCCGGTTCGACGAGGTGATGTCCGAGGCCTACAGCGTGAGTCTCTTCACCGGCTGGCACGGCGGTCCGATCGACCAGGTGTGGCTCAAGCGGCGAGTGGGCGGCGACGGCCCTCGTACCGCCCCGCAGCGGTGGCTCGGCGCGACGCTCGCGGAAGGCGCCAGGCACCCGGTGCCCGGGGTGGCGGCGGAACACTGCACACAGCAGCGGGGCGTCCCGGGCCCCTGGCACGCCAGGCTTCCCCACTTCCGCCTGGAATTCACGCCGAGCAACGGGGAGGAACTCCAGTCGGAGTACTTCGTCGCCCGGCAGGACGCCGTGGCGGCATACGAGGCACTCGACCGGATCCGGCAGCAGTTCTCGCCGCTTCTCCAGATCGGCGAGATCCGGACGGTGGCAGCCGACGACCTGTGGCTGAGCCCGGCACAGGGGAGGGACTCCGTGGCGTTCCACTTCACCTGGGTACCCGACACCGCTGCTGTCACGCCCGTCCTCGGCGCCATCGAGGAGGCTCTCGCCCCATTCCGGGCCAGGCCGCACTGGGGCAAGGTCTTCACCACTGAGCGGGGTGCGCTCCGGGAGCTGTACGGCCACTACGCCGATTTCGAACAGCTGACCGAGCGGCTCGACCCCGCCGGCAGGTTCCGCAACGACTTCCTGGTGGACCACTTCCCCCGTACCGACTGA
- a CDS encoding glycoside hydrolase family 25 protein, translated as MLHGVDVSAFQTDYDTDGSDFVFVKSTEGRSYVNPRLKSQVKRARDADCVVGFYHFLWPGNAKEQAEYFLDKTPEKEGDLLAVDWEQTGEGTHASSADKDRFIREVKRLRPRHRVLLYCNRSFWLNHDTSSYAGDGLWIADYGKAAAPRIEAEWRIHQYTDDPLDKNVADFPSRKALRDWATA; from the coding sequence GTGCTGCACGGCGTAGATGTCAGCGCCTTTCAGACGGACTACGACACGGACGGCTCGGACTTCGTCTTCGTCAAGTCGACCGAAGGCCGCTCCTACGTGAATCCGAGACTGAAGAGCCAGGTGAAGCGCGCGAGGGACGCCGACTGCGTCGTCGGCTTCTACCACTTCCTCTGGCCCGGAAACGCGAAGGAGCAGGCGGAGTACTTCCTCGACAAGACGCCGGAGAAGGAGGGCGACCTCCTCGCCGTCGACTGGGAACAGACCGGCGAGGGCACACACGCGAGCAGCGCGGACAAGGACCGCTTCATCCGGGAGGTGAAGAGGCTGAGGCCCCGTCACCGGGTGCTGCTGTACTGCAACCGCTCCTTCTGGCTCAACCACGACACGAGCTCGTACGCCGGGGACGGGCTCTGGATCGCCGACTACGGCAAGGCGGCCGCACCACGGATCGAAGCGGAGTGGCGCATCCATCAGTACACCGACGACCCGCTCGACAAGAACGTGGCCGACTTCCCCTCACGGAAGGCGTTGCGCGACTGGGCCACGGCCTGA
- a CDS encoding radical SAM protein: MPSPSEPGTTRTAVTGDRTRLVEQLMERFPHVPGEAVLKEDLLRGGMAFDDSALSDNEHGDIKPKSYFIFSFDHGTLPELGAAALRRPPEEIVLTGGPYDLRRTVVSVRVNPASPYRVAAGSDGVLGLYLDGIRISDVGLPPMPDYYRHTLANGKSVMEVAPTIQWGYLIYLTVFRVCQYFGAKEECQYCDINHNWRQHKAAGRPYTGVKDVEEVLEALEIIDRHDTARTTTAYTLTGGAITSHLQGRDEADFYGQYAKAIEERFPGRWTGKVVAQALPKADVQRFHDYGVQIYHPNYEVWDRRLFELYCPGKERYVGRDEWHRRILDSADVFGARNVIPNFVAGVEMAEPFGFTTVDEAIASTTEGLRFFMSHGITPRFTTWCPEPTTPLGKTNPNGAPLEYHIRLLDAYRSTMEEYGLSSPPGYGPAGAGRAVFSVSSFMDSLPPES; encoded by the coding sequence ATGCCAAGCCCCAGCGAACCCGGCACCACACGCACCGCCGTCACCGGCGACCGGACGCGTCTGGTGGAGCAGCTCATGGAGCGGTTCCCCCACGTGCCGGGAGAAGCCGTCCTCAAGGAGGATCTGCTGCGCGGAGGCATGGCGTTCGACGACTCGGCGCTCAGCGACAACGAGCACGGGGACATCAAACCCAAGTCGTATTTCATCTTCTCCTTCGACCACGGCACCCTGCCCGAGCTGGGAGCCGCCGCGCTGCGCCGACCGCCCGAGGAGATCGTGCTCACCGGCGGCCCCTACGACCTCCGGCGCACGGTGGTGTCCGTGCGGGTCAACCCCGCTTCTCCGTACCGCGTGGCAGCTGGATCCGACGGGGTGCTGGGGCTCTACCTCGACGGGATCCGCATCTCCGACGTGGGCCTGCCCCCGATGCCGGACTACTACCGCCACACCCTGGCCAACGGAAAATCCGTGATGGAGGTGGCGCCCACCATCCAGTGGGGCTATCTGATCTACCTCACGGTCTTCCGGGTCTGCCAGTACTTCGGCGCCAAGGAGGAGTGCCAGTACTGCGACATCAACCACAACTGGCGCCAGCACAAGGCAGCGGGCCGCCCCTACACGGGAGTGAAGGACGTCGAGGAGGTGCTGGAGGCCCTGGAGATCATCGACCGCCACGACACCGCGCGGACGACCACCGCCTACACGCTCACCGGGGGTGCCATCACCTCCCACCTCCAGGGCCGCGACGAGGCCGACTTCTACGGGCAGTACGCCAAGGCGATCGAGGAGCGCTTCCCCGGCCGCTGGACCGGCAAGGTCGTCGCTCAGGCGCTCCCCAAGGCCGACGTCCAGCGTTTCCACGACTACGGCGTGCAGATCTACCACCCCAACTACGAGGTGTGGGACCGGCGGCTCTTCGAGCTGTACTGCCCGGGCAAGGAACGCTACGTGGGCCGGGACGAATGGCACCGGCGCATCCTCGACTCGGCCGACGTCTTCGGGGCGCGCAACGTGATTCCCAACTTCGTCGCAGGCGTGGAGATGGCCGAGCCCTTCGGCTTCACGACCGTCGACGAGGCCATCGCCTCGACCACCGAGGGGCTTCGCTTCTTCATGTCGCACGGCATCACCCCGCGCTTCACCACCTGGTGCCCCGAGCCCACCACACCCCTGGGAAAGACCAACCCCAACGGTGCGCCGCTCGAATATCACATCAGGCTGCTCGACGCCTACCGCTCGACCATGGAGGAGTACGGCCTGTCCTCACCGCCCGGATACGGCCCCGCCGGCGCCGGCCGGGCCGTGTTCTCGGTCAGTTCGTTCATGGACAGCCTTCCGCCCGAGAGCTGA
- a CDS encoding VOC family protein: protein MIAELQCVVLDCPDPARLARFYAAVLGGEADRPDKRWALGEDWATVHTPAGLVFCFQRVEEYLPPRWPDPARPQQSHLDFGVPDLDRAQEQVLALGATLLDHGDDSRGWRVFADPAGHPFCLLRH from the coding sequence ATGATCGCTGAATTGCAGTGTGTGGTGCTGGACTGTCCCGATCCGGCGCGTCTGGCCCGGTTCTACGCGGCCGTTCTCGGAGGGGAGGCCGACCGGCCGGACAAGCGGTGGGCCCTCGGCGAGGACTGGGCGACGGTGCACACTCCGGCCGGGCTCGTGTTCTGCTTCCAGCGTGTCGAGGAGTATCTGCCTCCGAGGTGGCCGGACCCCGCCCGCCCACAGCAGTCCCACCTGGACTTCGGAGTCCCGGATCTGGACCGCGCCCAGGAGCAGGTACTCGCGCTGGGGGCCACGCTGCTGGACCACGGGGACGACTCACGTGGCTGGCGTGTGTTCGCGGATCCGGCCGGGCATCCGTTCTGCCTGCTGCGCCACTGA
- a CDS encoding sigma-70 family RNA polymerase sigma factor, producing the protein MGETRETALIKAAQKGDPEAQDRLVASYLPLVYNIVGRALNGHADVDDVVQDSVLRMLRGLPALRTPKSFRSWFVAITMNEIRGHWRERRTGEISADRMDDTYDVVDPSADFVELTIVRLGLTGQRREAAEATRWLDDDDRELVSLWWLETAGELSRAEVAGALDLSPQHTAVRVQRMKERLEAARVVVRALAAEPRCVLLEDLTAHWDGVPSALWRKRLVRHARECTVCAGHRSGLVPAEGLLVGLALVPVAASAGGPAAEFQPAAAAVSGPGRAERRRDGVRRRRRATVLAGLAAVAVLGGGGATVHLYTDDEGEDPASAVAPLTGPSTPVTTPSSPSPSSPVPSPSSASPSPSATTSPSASRTRSATPTPEKTRRTRTPSSEPAPAPAPKASSAPSVAEEVIALVNNERAKEGCSPVSGNSLLAKAASDHSADMVARDYFSHTSPDGTDPGARITAAGYRWSTYGENIAKGQPTAAAVMDSWMNSSGHRANILNCAFKEIGIGREDSSGGPVWTQNFGAAL; encoded by the coding sequence ATGGGCGAGACACGCGAGACGGCGCTGATCAAGGCCGCGCAGAAGGGCGACCCCGAGGCGCAGGACCGGCTCGTCGCGTCCTACCTGCCGCTGGTCTACAACATCGTCGGCCGGGCGCTGAACGGGCACGCGGACGTCGACGACGTCGTCCAGGACAGCGTGCTGCGTATGCTCCGCGGCCTGCCCGCACTGCGGACCCCCAAGAGCTTCCGGTCCTGGTTCGTGGCCATCACCATGAACGAGATACGCGGGCACTGGCGTGAGCGCAGGACCGGCGAGATATCCGCGGACCGGATGGACGACACGTACGACGTCGTCGACCCGTCCGCCGACTTCGTCGAGCTCACGATCGTCCGGCTCGGTCTGACGGGCCAGCGCCGGGAGGCCGCCGAGGCCACGCGGTGGCTCGACGACGACGACCGCGAGCTGGTGTCGCTCTGGTGGCTGGAGACGGCCGGGGAGCTGTCCAGGGCGGAGGTCGCGGGCGCCCTCGATCTGTCTCCCCAGCACACCGCGGTGCGTGTCCAGCGGATGAAGGAGCGGCTGGAGGCCGCCCGGGTGGTGGTACGCGCTCTGGCGGCGGAACCGCGCTGTGTCCTGCTGGAGGACCTGACGGCCCACTGGGACGGGGTGCCGTCCGCACTCTGGCGTAAGCGCCTGGTGCGCCACGCGCGCGAGTGCACGGTGTGCGCCGGACACCGGTCGGGGCTGGTCCCGGCGGAGGGCCTGCTGGTGGGCCTGGCCCTGGTGCCCGTGGCGGCCTCCGCGGGCGGACCGGCGGCGGAGTTCCAGCCGGCGGCAGCCGCAGTCTCCGGCCCCGGTCGGGCCGAGCGCCGACGGGACGGGGTGAGACGGCGGCGGCGCGCCACGGTCCTCGCCGGCCTGGCCGCGGTCGCCGTACTGGGAGGCGGAGGGGCCACCGTCCACCTCTACACGGACGACGAGGGAGAGGACCCCGCGAGCGCCGTGGCTCCGCTCACCGGTCCCTCGACACCCGTGACCACGCCGTCGTCGCCGTCGCCCTCCTCCCCCGTGCCCTCACCCTCCTCGGCCTCGCCGTCGCCTTCGGCGACCACGTCTCCGTCCGCGTCCAGGACCCGGAGCGCCACCCCGACTCCTGAGAAGACCCGGAGGACCCGCACGCCCTCCTCCGAGCCCGCTCCGGCACCGGCACCGAAGGCCTCGTCGGCCCCGTCGGTTGCCGAAGAGGTCATCGCCCTCGTCAACAACGAGCGGGCGAAGGAGGGTTGCTCCCCGGTGAGCGGCAACAGCCTGCTGGCGAAGGCCGCTTCAGACCATTCGGCGGACATGGTGGCGCGGGACTACTTCTCCCACACCTCTCCGGACGGCACGGACCCCGGCGCGCGCATCACCGCCGCCGGCTACCGGTGGAGCACGTACGGCGAGAACATCGCGAAGGGCCAGCCGACCGCCGCGGCGGTGATGGATTCGTGGATGAACAGCTCCGGCCACCGGGCGAACATTCTCAACTGCGCCTTCAAGGAGATCGGGATCGGCAGGGAGGACTCGTCCGGCGGTCCCGTGTGGACCCAGAACTTCGGCGCCGCCCTCTGA
- a CDS encoding SAM-dependent methyltransferase: MNDHGHPPADPLRTDVPHSARVWNYLLGGKDNYPADAEAGEMILRTFPDIAGIARDQRAFLARAVRFLAGEAGIRQFLDIGTGLPTADNTHEVAQRTAPDSRIVYVDNDPLVLTHARALLTSTPEGACAYVDADVRDTGRIIEEASRTLDLGRPVGLTLLGIMGQLPDDEDPWALVDRLVEALVPGSYVALADGTDTSVTMNRAIEAYNAHAPSPYHLRSPDRIAAFLDGLEPVEPGVVRTADWRPDPGRSGRAAPPSPAVSGVARKP; encoded by the coding sequence ATGAACGATCACGGACATCCACCGGCCGACCCGCTCAGGACCGACGTGCCGCACTCGGCCCGCGTCTGGAATTACCTGCTCGGTGGCAAGGACAACTACCCCGCGGACGCCGAGGCGGGCGAGATGATCCTCAGGACCTTCCCGGACATCGCGGGCATCGCGCGTGACCAGCGGGCCTTCCTCGCCCGCGCCGTCCGTTTCCTGGCCGGGGAGGCGGGGATCCGGCAGTTCCTCGACATCGGTACGGGACTGCCCACGGCCGACAACACGCACGAGGTGGCGCAGCGGACGGCCCCGGACTCCCGGATCGTGTACGTCGACAACGACCCGCTCGTGCTGACGCATGCCCGCGCGCTGCTGACCAGCACTCCGGAGGGCGCGTGTGCGTACGTCGACGCGGACGTGCGCGACACCGGCCGGATCATCGAGGAGGCTTCCCGCACGCTCGATCTCGGCCGCCCCGTCGGCCTGACCCTGCTGGGCATCATGGGGCAGCTGCCCGACGACGAGGATCCGTGGGCTCTGGTCGACCGTCTGGTCGAGGCGCTCGTGCCCGGAAGCTACGTGGCTCTCGCCGACGGCACGGACACCAGCGTGACCATGAACCGCGCGATCGAGGCGTACAACGCGCATGCGCCGAGTCCGTACCACCTCCGCAGCCCGGACAGGATCGCCGCTTTCCTCGACGGGCTGGAACCGGTCGAGCCGGGCGTCGTCAGGACGGCGGACTGGCGTCCCGACCCGGGCCGGAGCGGGCGGGCCGCACCACCGAGCCCCGCTGTCAGCGGTGTGGCACGCAAGCCCTGA
- a CDS encoding FUSC family protein encodes MPTPSLLAGRLPPWLAHVLRAQRGPVPWHAVLRGALAALPLLVSVLAERPTAGVPVALGAMLAGINDRPGSRRSSVARLGFPALAGSAGMLLGAVIAAAVGDGRSLVVLPLLFGLLGLVAGAVSSTGPVASACGTQVLVTVVIGAGMPLPEPGPVRALLFLAGAGWLLLLRLVLPSPGSLGGGPYRLDGEREAVAAVYEAVAGLLKATGGPRARAGRAALSAALDRAQDALSGPRLRRYASSAAERRLHAQYAAAFPLAEAATALAWAGAPLPDRIVEGPRRLAAAVRIGGPCGPLAAPARTDAGLRALDDALLRAAAVFDRPAGAPPGRRGARSYASVLRRARSAAGREYGLRVAVCCATSTVVAQWLHHEHWYWLPATTVFLVKPDLGPLVSRVVCRAVGTVVGAAVFGGAALLAPGPLPLVASVALCGALLPVATRHFAVQTAVVTVLVLSLVVLGGEPPASWGRVVESLLACAAVLLVGYLPLPGRRGHAVRAALDAAVGAAHRYLGHVLEAREDHAGRAALRRDAYRSLAAARAAIDVSAAELPPVARHSAGSEGVAGALERLIDTTTACAVQLEHPADELPSSHSELLAAHIVELDRAWGVPAR; translated from the coding sequence GTGCCCACGCCTTCTCTTCTTGCCGGCCGACTCCCCCCTTGGCTCGCCCATGTGCTGCGCGCCCAGCGCGGACCGGTGCCGTGGCACGCGGTACTGCGCGGGGCGCTGGCCGCCCTGCCCTTGCTCGTGTCGGTCCTCGCCGAGCGGCCGACCGCCGGGGTGCCGGTCGCTCTCGGCGCGATGCTGGCAGGCATCAACGACCGGCCCGGCAGCCGCCGCTCCTCGGTCGCCCGGCTCGGGTTCCCTGCCCTGGCGGGGTCGGCGGGCATGCTGCTCGGCGCGGTGATCGCGGCGGCTGTCGGCGACGGCCGGTCGTTGGTCGTTCTGCCGCTCCTGTTCGGGCTGCTGGGTCTGGTCGCCGGAGCGGTCAGTTCCACGGGGCCCGTCGCGTCCGCGTGCGGCACACAGGTGCTGGTCACGGTCGTGATCGGGGCCGGTATGCCGTTGCCCGAGCCCGGCCCGGTGCGCGCGCTGCTGTTCCTCGCCGGCGCGGGATGGCTCCTCCTGCTGCGGCTGGTCCTTCCGTCGCCGGGCAGCCTCGGCGGCGGACCGTACCGGCTCGACGGGGAGCGGGAGGCGGTCGCCGCGGTGTACGAGGCGGTCGCCGGGCTCCTGAAGGCCACAGGCGGCCCGCGGGCCCGCGCGGGGCGCGCGGCGCTGAGCGCCGCGCTCGACCGGGCGCAGGACGCCCTGTCCGGGCCACGGCTGCGGCGTTACGCCAGCTCCGCGGCGGAGCGCCGGCTGCACGCCCAGTACGCGGCGGCGTTTCCGCTGGCCGAGGCGGCGACCGCGCTGGCGTGGGCCGGGGCCCCGTTGCCGGACAGGATCGTGGAGGGCCCCCGCAGGCTGGCGGCCGCGGTGCGGATCGGCGGGCCTTGCGGGCCGTTGGCGGCTCCGGCCCGTACGGATGCCGGGCTGCGGGCCCTGGACGACGCCCTGCTGCGGGCCGCGGCGGTCTTCGACCGCCCCGCCGGCGCGCCGCCGGGCAGGCGCGGGGCACGCTCGTACGCGTCCGTCCTGCGCCGTGCGAGGAGTGCGGCCGGGCGTGAGTACGGTCTTCGGGTCGCCGTGTGCTGCGCGACGAGTACGGTCGTGGCGCAGTGGCTGCACCACGAACACTGGTACTGGCTGCCCGCCACCACCGTGTTCCTCGTCAAGCCCGATCTCGGACCGCTGGTCTCGCGCGTGGTGTGCAGGGCCGTGGGTACGGTCGTGGGCGCCGCGGTCTTCGGTGGCGCCGCCTTGCTGGCGCCGGGCCCGCTCCCGCTGGTCGCGTCGGTCGCGCTCTGTGGTGCGCTCCTTCCTGTGGCCACCCGCCACTTCGCCGTGCAGACGGCGGTTGTCACCGTCCTCGTGCTGTCCCTCGTCGTCCTGGGCGGTGAACCGCCCGCCTCGTGGGGGCGGGTGGTGGAGTCGCTCCTCGCCTGCGCGGCGGTGCTGCTCGTCGGGTACCTCCCTCTGCCGGGCCGGCGGGGCCACGCCGTACGAGCCGCTCTCGACGCGGCGGTGGGGGCGGCGCACCGCTATCTGGGGCATGTCCTGGAAGCCCGGGAGGACCACGCCGGAAGGGCGGCACTGCGCCGGGACGCCTACCGGTCGCTGGCGGCGGCCCGTGCGGCGATCGATGTATCGGCGGCCGAGCTCCCTCCGGTGGCCCGGCATTCGGCCGGATCCGAGGGCGTGGCCGGTGCGCTGGAACGGCTCATCGACACCACGACGGCGTGTGCGGTGCAGTTGGAACACCCGGCCGACGAGCTGCCCTCGTCCCACTCCGAACTGCTCGCCGCCCACATCGTGGAGCTCGACCGGGCATGGGGGGTCCCGGCCCGGTGA